A genomic stretch from Acidobacteriota bacterium includes:
- a CDS encoding DUF1565 domain-containing protein: protein MKRFFLFSLCSVFVFLLSSCKSSSTSPITSTTTSEVHGPVEIRETGADFNTIGEAITAAEAGQHIDIYAGTYNENIGVNKKLYLVGEDKASVTINGGGAEKAVEFTAGANGSELSGVTIKNSGSNYGVYSENVSLEIKDCVIDDCYAGIFMANLTGSSTVDEVLIDDVINAFGAKGSVTITNTTIRNSLNGISCEQGSQKIANCVITNNRNHGVFCCNSGTPDLGGGALGSPGYNKIQGNKWDVYNLQPASLKAEHNYWDHNTTYGIDHYDIYDDEEGGGGAVDFVPFETSVLFSSLRMKPGLSSASSLFRDFFRSLFRADGATSAMYLPRSFETRMMVARYQLLLGRGLTAERYYPPLRLRMKR from the coding sequence TAACGAGTACCACCACCAGTGAGGTTCATGGACCGGTGGAGATAAGGGAGACGGGGGCTGATTTCAACACCATAGGAGAGGCGATAACCGCTGCGGAGGCGGGTCAGCATATCGATATCTATGCCGGAACCTATAACGAGAATATAGGGGTGAATAAGAAGTTGTACCTTGTCGGTGAGGACAAAGCGAGCGTAACCATCAATGGAGGAGGAGCAGAAAAAGCGGTGGAGTTCACCGCCGGTGCTAATGGCTCCGAACTGAGCGGGGTTACCATAAAGAATTCCGGATCAAATTATGGCGTTTATTCTGAGAATGTCTCCCTTGAGATAAAGGATTGCGTCATTGATGATTGCTACGCGGGTATATTTATGGCCAATCTAACTGGCTCAAGCACAGTGGATGAGGTGTTGATAGATGATGTCATCAATGCTTTCGGTGCGAAGGGGAGTGTGACGATAACCAATACTACGATTAGAAACTCTCTTAATGGTATTAGTTGTGAGCAGGGAAGTCAGAAGATAGCGAATTGTGTTATAACCAATAACAGAAACCACGGTGTTTTTTGTTGTAATTCCGGGACTCCTGATCTTGGGGGAGGAGCTCTGGGTAGTCCGGGGTACAATAAGATTCAAGGCAATAAATGGGATGTCTACAATCTCCAGCCCGCATCGCTTAAGGCAGAACACAACTACTGGGATCATAACACCACTTATGGGATAGACCACTACGATATATACGATGACGAGGAAGGAGGTGGTGGCGCGGTGGATTTCGTTCCCTTTGAGACGAGCGTTTTATTCTCTTCGCTCAGGATGAAGCCGGGGTTATCTTCCGCCTCCTCCTTGTTCAGGGATTTCTTCCGTTCCCTGTTCCGTGCTGATGGGGCTACCTCTGCGATGTATCTTCCCCGCTCGTTTGAGACGAGGATGATGGTTGCTCGCTATCAGCTTCTTCTTGGGAGGGGTCTTACCGCTGAGCGTTATTATCCTCCCCTAAGGTTGAGGATGAAGCGGTAG